From the Arvicola amphibius chromosome 2, mArvAmp1.2, whole genome shotgun sequence genome, one window contains:
- the LOC119807840 gene encoding transforming protein RhoA-like isoform X1: protein MASIRKKLVIVGDGACGKTCLLIVFSKDQFPEVYVPTVFENYVADIEVDGKQVELALWDTAGQEDYDRLRPLSYPDTDVLLLCFSIGNPDSFGNIPQKWTPEIKHFCPNVPIILVGSKKDLRNDRHIRLELAKRKQEPVKLEQGRDLANSIGAFGYVECSAKTKDGVRMVFEMATRAALQTNRGKKKPGCFIL, encoded by the coding sequence ATGGCGTCCATCAGGAAGAAACTGGTGATCGTGGGAGATGGAGCTTGTGGAAAGACATGCTTACTCATAGTCTTCAGCAAAGACCAATTTCCTGAGGTTTACGTTCCCACAGTGTTTGAGAACTATGTTGCTGATATCGAAGTGGATGGGAAACAGGTCGAGTTGGCCCTGTGGGACACAGCTGGTCAAGAAGATTATGATCGCCTGAGACCCCTATCCTATCCGGACACTGATGTCCTCCTGTTGTGTTTCTCCATTGGCAACCCTGATAGCTTTGGGAACATCCCACAGAAATGGACTCCAGAAATCAAGCATTTCTGCCCCAACGTGCCAATCATCCTAGTTGGGAGCAAGAAGGATCTTAGGAATGACAGGCACATAAGACTAGAGTTAGCCAAGAGGAAGCAGGAGCCGGTAAAACTTGAACAAGGCAGAGATTTGGCGAACAGCATTGGTGCTTTTGGGTACGTGGAGTGTTCTGCAAAGACCAAAGATGGAGTGAGGATGGTATTTGAAATGGCCACAAGGGCTGCTCTGCAAACGAATCGCGGGAAGAAAAAGCCTGGGTGCTTCATCTTGTGA
- the LOC119807840 gene encoding transforming protein RhoA-like isoform X2: MASIRKKLVIVGDGACGKTCLLIVFSKDQFPEVYVPTVFENYVADIEVDGKQEPVKLEQGRDLANSIGAFGYVECSAKTKDGVRMVFEMATRAALQTNRGKKKPGCFIL, translated from the exons ATGGCGTCCATCAGGAAGAAACTGGTGATCGTGGGAGATGGAGCTTGTGGAAAGACATGCTTACTCATAGTCTTCAGCAAAGACCAATTTCCTGAGGTTTACGTTCCCACAGTGTTTGAGAACTATGTTGCTGATATCGAAGTGGATGGGAAACAG GAGCCGGTAAAACTTGAACAAGGCAGAGATTTGGCGAACAGCATTGGTGCTTTTGGGTACGTGGAGTGTTCTGCAAAGACCAAAGATGGAGTGAGGATGGTATTTGAAATGGCCACAAGGGCTGCTCTGCAAACGAATCGCGGGAAGAAAAAGCCTGGGTGCTTCATCTTGTGA